DNA sequence from the Agelaius phoeniceus isolate bAgePho1 chromosome 20, bAgePho1.hap1, whole genome shotgun sequence genome:
GGGCACAGACCGCCCCTGGGACCCTGGCTTGTCACTGTGGGAAAAGGCAGAGGCGACCCCTAGAGCCAAAGCTgtccccccgcccctcccgtGTGTCCCAGCGCTGTTACCACGCACTGGGACAAGCAGCAGCCCTGTAGCAAGGACCCAGCACGTTTCCAGGCTGGTGCAGTGTCACGGGCTGGGGTGAGCCCCTGCATCATTGCCACCACCACGGAGACGGGTCACGAACGTGGGACACAGGTTGGAGCCAGAATCCTTTAAAAACTTGTCCTTTATTAGTCTGTCAGAAGCGAGTCCCTCTGTATAGGGCGTCCCACCCAGTTATAGCAAAGTGAGCAACGTGAAGGGactgagcccctcctgcccgCGGCCCCCCCAAACCGGGGGGAGCGCGGGGACTGGGGTGGGGGCCAGGCTGACGGGGCCATCCCTCCCCGCACAGCCCCGGCCGCCGccatccccttccctccctccctccctcccttcctccaaTGTGGGGTGCCCCTCATCCTGTGCCCCCCCGGGGgtcagctctggggctggggaggggcgcGACAGCCCAGCCCCCCCAAATCCCGCAGAGAGCGATAGCACCAAGGGGGACGGCTGCTCCCCGCAGTTTATTCCGCGCTCCCTGCCGGGACcgaggggcgggggggggccgggcgctgccggggAACGCGGGGTCCCTCCGGGGAacgcggggccgggcacggcccCGGGATGGACGGGGGGGTCCGGGGCTGGAGGAGAGGGTGTCTCAGCTTTGCTTCGGATTTACATTCTGGACCATGCAGTAGCACCAAAGTTCATGAGGTGATCGGTGACGGAGCGTTACTTCCGCTTCCTCCCGCAGTACTTCCCTGCCGCGCAGCCCGCGCCTGCACGGGGGATGCGGgtcagccctccctgcagccccgcAGCGATGGGACAGACACGgggcgcagggatgggacaggcacggggcgcagggatgggacaggcaCGGGGACAGCCTGCAGGAACGGGACAGGCACAGGGGGCACCccgcagggatgggacaggcaCGGGGGgcaccctgcagggatgggacaggcaCGGGGGGCACCccgcagggatgggacaggcaCGGGGGGCACCCCGCAGCGATGGGACAGACACGgggcgcagggatgggacaggcaCGGGGGGCACGACCGGCCACCGGAGCGGGGGACCGCACTCACCTCTAAAGCCCAGGGCACCCAGAGCTCCTCCGTAGGGCTTGGGGGGCTTCCCTGCAGcgggaaggcagagcagggtgagcGGGACCCCCGCGGGTATACGCGCccccccccaaaacagcccGCGGGGCAATGGACACTCACCACCGAATCCCAGGCCGCCGACCCCACCTGAAAGGAGAGCGAAGCCCTCAGCGCCACGGGGCACCCCCATTTCTCTGCCCCAcatcccccagggcagccccccGGCTGAGCCCAGCCCCCGGGGTCCCTCCCCGGCCCGTGGCCGTGTCCCCGTGAGCTGGCCAGGCACGGACACGGGCCCCGGGTGTGTGCTCGGGTGCCGAGCTGGCGGTGGTACCTGGAAATACCGGTGATACGCCGAAGCCGGGACCTCCAACGCCTGGGGAAAAAGCAACAGCCAGTGACAGCCGGTGACAGCAGTGCCACTCTAGCGTGGACTGGGAACAGCCTGGCTGGGATCCCTTGCTCActccagggacaggagctgatGCAAAAGCCTCCGTCCCCACCCTGGCACCTCTCTGGCTTCCCAGTGCTCTCCCAGGCAGCCGGGTGCCCAGCAGGGAATGGCAGCAGCATGGGGACAGCAAGCGGGGACGAGTGTGGCAGGATAAGGGACACACTCCCACACCAGCCCCAAACTGCAGCActcacctggctgcagccccccagcatCAAAACCTGCAGGTGGGTGAGCCCCAGTGAGGGTGGGGAGCGTGAGCACAGCCATGGGAATGTGAATGGGGACAGGCACTGGAGTCactcctccagcccctctggctgTCCCTTACCTGGCTTGGGAGgtttcccagcagctcctggataCAAGAGTCCTAAGTCAGAGGGGGcaccagtgcagcccctgcctggacTCACTGCCCCAGGGCCACACCCAGACCCTTCAGGAGGGGTCCAGAGGGTCCTAGGAGGGACCTGCATCTCCACACGTTGGGGACAGGGTACAGTACCATCCCCTTTTCCCATGGCATGGGCAAGGCTGGGGCTATGGCCCTCAGTCCCTGCTCAACAATGGCAATTCCTTTGGATCACCCCCTGGGAACAGGGCAGGTGACAAACAGGtcaggggacagtgacagtgcaggaTGGGATTGTACTGTgagactgggaggggacagaagTGACCCATAgattccctttctttttcttggctctgccagcactctgctgctgctgctgctgctccctgcagcccagccctggggagccccaCACTGGGCCCAGCATCACTCACCAAGGCCACCAACTCCGAGCCCACCGACTCCAAGGCCACCTACAAGAGTAACCTGGGTGAgcaccagcagggacagacagtgtccccagtgtctgACCCACTCCTCAGCCACTCCCAAGTGTGCTCATCCTTTCTCGGGCAGCCCCGctccccctgtgcccagagGGAGCATCCCTCCAGCTCCACCCCTGGAGGGGAGCATCCTTCTGCCTGCACATCCCCACTGCCTggcctcagctcctgccagcacttACCTGGGAGGCCACCAACCCCTGGGACTCCAACCCCAGGAACACCTGCCAGAGAGACACCATTAACACCTGTCCCCCACAGCCTGGCACCCCCAGCTTGGAGCACTCCAGCCACTGCCCAGCCTGctggggtggccctggcacCCATGCTGGGGGTCCCCAGCACCCATCTCCCAGTACCCAGAGGGGCTTCAGCACGAAGGAGAAAACTGTCCTCAGCGAGTCCAGGGCAGAGGGTACAGGTGGCACTTTGCACCCATGGGTGACAGCACACCACTTCCCGCGCCTGGGCCATCGGGGCAAAGTGGGCATGCAGGGGGCAGGAAGAGAGGTCAGTACCCCGATGGCCACAGGAGAAGGATGCCCAGGGACAGTCTGAggtggccctggggcagggggcaggGGGCAGGGGGCAGGGGGCAGGGGTACGTACCGAATTTGGGAGGTTTAGCACCAGGCTGCACCCCTACTTGGGGGATGCCTGCAAAGTGAGGACACCATGGTTAGGACAGTGACCCCCACCCCGTCTCATGTGCCACCACCCTCGATCCCACCCgcatccctccctgccacccCTTCATGTGGCTTGGTGGCTTTTAGCATTCCTAGCCACCACTATCCCCAGGCAGGGTGGGACAAAGCACGTACCTGCCCCAGGAAGGATGCCAGTTCCAGGCACTCCCACCCCTGGCACCAAGCCGGGCACGCCACCAACGCCGGGTGTCACTCCGGGCACTCCGCCCACGCCAGGCACCACCCCTGGCACCCCTCCAACCCCGGCACCTGTGGGAGAGGGGTGAGAGATCCCGTGCTCGTGTGGGATCATGTGCCAGGCCTGGGTGCCTGTGCCCAGCATCCCCTGCACCGGTCAGAGCCACACCAGGGCTGGTAGGGAGCCTGAGGGGCTCCCCAGGCTGACTCACCAAATTTGGCTGCCTTGGCTgctgctttggctgctgctgctggacctCCAACACCTGGGCAGAGACAGCAAGGGGGGTCAGACCCTGGGGAGGCCTCACAGCAAACCTGGGCAGAGCCCATCCCTCAGGCCTTGTCTGCAGTCCCCCAGGGACATTGCTGAAGTTTTCCTCAAGCCTGTCCTGCCCCCAGAACTGCCGCCAcaccagccaggctgctctcaCCCtcgccttcctcctcctcacctgggacacctccaaCACCAGGAACCAGGCCACCCACACCAGGAACCAGACCACCTACTCCAGGAACCAGGCCACCTACTCCAGGAACCAGGCCACCCACGCCGGGAGCCAGGCCACCTGCtcctgcaaggagaaagagaaggactGGGCTTCAGCTTGGGAGGAAATGTGGAAGGAGTTGGATGAGAAAGTATGGCAGGCTGGGGGGAGTGGGTGGGTGGATGGACTATGACATGGATATGTGGCTCGATGAGGACTGGTTGAAATGATGGTAGGATGGATGAATGGTTGGATGGATAGTGAGATGGATGAACAAATGGATGCTCAGATGGACAGACGGATGGAGGGGTGGTGAGATGGATgtgtggatggatggatatgTGGATGCATGTGGAGTGACTGAATAGATAAGTAGAAAAGGTACAGATGGATAGATGGACAGAGAAGGGGACAGATGGACACTGAGGTGGTGGTCTTGTGTCTGGGTGGGCAGAATGGGGTATGGATGGACCAGTATGAGAAGATGGTGAACTTGGACGCTCCACAGGGCTCAGCTcactggacagcagccctgacacagccagaaCCTCATCCCACATTCAGCCCTTCAGGGAGCTCGTCCCTCACCCTGACCCCCAAGgaccccaggcactgctgggcctCAACTCCGACAGGGGAGCAGCTTGGGGTGGGGATGAGCAGGAGACAGGACACGTGGGATAACCCCAGAGAGATCCCAGCTTACCGTACTTGGCTGCTTTGGCGGCTGCTTTGGCAGCGGCTGCCggacctcctggggacagggagtgAGAGGGTCAGGAACGCGtcccaccagcactgctggggacatCCGAGCATCCCTTGGGCACCATCTCACCTGGAACGCCAACCCCAGGAACCAGACCGGGCACACCAACACCTGGCACACCCACTCCGGGCACGCCAACACCAGGAACGCCAACACCGGGAATGCCAACACCGGGAACACCAACACCAGGAACACCAACACCGGGAACGcgtcctgctcctgcagagaggTTCAGGGATGTGTCCGAGGGGAAAGACTCCTCAGCAGGAATCCCACTGACCTCCACAGCACTGGGGTGTCCCCACCTCTCCTGTGTGCCAACacacctcctccctccctgggaCAGCTGATGGTGACGGTGCTGACAGTGGTGACTCACCGATCGCCGCTGCTTTCGCTGCAGCCTTGGCTGCggccgctgctgctgggccacCAACTGCGGGGACACAAGGGACACAGTCAGGGACCTGCTGAGGCCAGGATCCCATCAGCGGCTGCTGACAGCCCATCTGCTCACCTCCAACACCGGGAACAGCACCAGGAACCCCAGGCACGCCAGGAACGCCTGGAACACCAGGGACACCGGGAACTCCAGGAACACCAGGAACGCCAGCGATGCCAGGaatgccagctcctgcagggagcaagATGGGAGAAGTCAGATCTGGCTGCAGCAACAGCTGAAAGGTTGGGCCTGTTCCGGCTCTGCCTCATAATCatggctgggagagcagagcatcCACAGCCACTTCCAGGAGAGACccaagcagggcaggagagggatCAGTTCTGTGTCTTGCAAGACCCAGTGGGATGCATTACAGGGTCCTACCATGTTTTGCAGAGCAGTGACCCTGGGCCCCTCGCAGCACATACCGTACTtagctgcctttgctgctgctgctgccgacGGCACCCCTGGGGACAAGGGAGACACAGACCCTCAGCCAccatggccctgcagagccGGGCCACGGGGACAGGGCTCCTGGAACAGTCACCtgccaccccagggacacctccgACACCGGGCACCGCCCCGGGGACACCTCCGACACCGGGCACCAAGCCAGGGACACCTCCAACTCCGGGCACGAGGCCGGGGACGCCGCCCACACCGACACCGGGAACGCCGGCGCCTGCGGGAACACGAGGGGACAGatcagagctggctgcagcaaGAGGTCAGTGCTGGCACCTGCCATGGCTCGGTGTCACCATGGTGCCCCAGAGAGTGGAGTATCCATGGCCTCATGCAGGACAgaccccagcagggcagggcagggcagggatcagCCCCGTGACTCCGCCAGCAATTGCCTGGAAgtcaccagcacagggagcacaaTGACCCTCATCCTCACAGGGCCCAAGCTGCTCCTTGTCATAGGGACATCAAGCCTTGCAGCCAGACAGGCCATGGAGGAGCTTTGTCCTCATGGGACCCTGCTCAGCAGGGccatcacagcacagagcaaCCTCTACTGAGTTCCTGCCTGAACTCCTGAATCCCATCCTTCCCTGGGCATGCAGAGGGATTTTTACTACAAAGTAAGGAAGAGAAATGGAAGAGAGGGGGCATCAGTGATTCAACCATCAAAGGAGAGTTGCCATTGACCATGGCTCCTCCTGGGGactcccagggctctgcagtgaAGATGGAGGAGAAGGTCCTGGGACCTGGCTAGGTACCaactgctggctctgccttttGGAGCGGCACCTGGAAGCCAGTCCTGCATGGAACCTCAGGGCCAGTTCTCCATGTGCACAAGCTCCAGCTTGGTGTGGTTATGGCTGCTGGACACTTGAGTCTTGCTAGACCCAGTTGGATGCACTTGATGCATCCCAACATTCAACCACAGTTCGGAGGACATTGACCCTAGGGAGGAGTTTCTCTGCCAGGAATCTCTGTCCTAATGGCACCAGCACTGAACCCATGGGTAGCAGACATTGCATCAGGTGGAAAACAGAATTGGTATAAAATCCAAGAATTCAGTTAAATCTAAGGCCATGAATTGGGGCTCATCATTCACTTtcacagagcagcctggagaaACCCTGGAGAGGGAGAAGGTCCAGCCCTGCAGATGGAGCCAGGCCCAggaagagcagccaggagctgggctgagcattccccatttcccctcagGAGCGCTCCCAGGGGACAGCCCGAGGCTGGGCACCCCCGTGTGTCAGGGCAGGGCGGGCAGGGTCCCGGGGGCTGGGGCCCCTCGCAGCACATACCGTACTtagctgcctttgctgctgctgctgccgacGGCACCCCTGGGGACAAGGGAGACACAGACCCTCAGCCAccatggccctgcagagccgggccatggggacagggctcCTGGAACAGTCACCtgccaccccagggacacctccgACACCGGGCACTGCACCGGGGACACCTCCGACACCGGGCACCAAGCCAGGGACACCTCCAACTCCGGGCACGAGGCCGGGGACGCCGCCCACACCGACACCGGGAACGCCGGCGCCTGCGGGAACACGAGGGGACAGatcagagctggctgcagcaaGAGGTCAGTGCTGGCACCTGCCATGgcttggtgtcaccatggtgcCCCAGAGAGTGGAGTATCCATGGCCTCATGCAGGACAgaccccagcagggcagggcagggcagggatcagCCCCGTGACTCCGCCAGCAATTGCCTGGAAgtcaccagcacagggagcacaaTGACCCTCATCCTCACAGGGCCCAAGCTGCTCCTTGTCATAAGGACATCAAGCCTTGCAGCCAGACAGGCCATGGAGGAGAAGTGGCTGGATCTCCCAGCAGGTGTCTGGGGGGGTACTGGTCTGACTGGGGAGCTGACAGCCTGGACATTCTGGCACACATCAGTGCCACATCAACAAGCACCAGGTCACTCTTCAAAGGACTGAATATCGGAGGGCTTTGTCCTGATGGGGCCCTGTTCAGCAGGGCCACCACAGCACAGAGCAAGCACTGCTGAGTTCCTGCCTGAATTCCTGGATCCCATCCTTCCGTGGGCATGTAGAAGGATTTTTTCTACAAATTATAGAAGCGAGGGGCAACAGTGGTTTAACCCTGAAAGGAGAGCTGCCATTCGACATGGCTCCTTGTGGAGATTCCCAGAGCTTCACAGTAACAATGAAAGAGAAGGTCTTGGGACGTGGCAATTTAAATTCTGGCTCTGTCTTTTGGAGAAGAACATGGACCCCCAATGGAGTGTGAAATCTCAGGGCCAGTAGTGCCTCCTCCCTTGGCCCAAGCTCCAGACTGCCCTGCGCTTGGCCATGACCCTTGGCCCCACTGTATCTCCTTGGGGCTGGTTATAGCTGATGGATCCCACTATCCCACCACATTTAGGAGGACAGTAACCCTGGGAAGGGCCACTCTGCCAGGAATCTCTGCCCTAATGGCAGCAACACTGAGCCCTTCAGCAGCAGATCCTGCAACAGGtcagcagctggaaatgcatTTGATACAAAATCCAAGAATTCAGTTAAATCTAAAACCATGAATTGGGGCTCATTGTTCACTTccacagagcagcctggagaaACCCTGGAGAGGGAGAAGGTCCAGCCCTGCAGATGGAGCCAGGCCCAggaagagcagccaggagctgggctgagcattccccatttcccctcagGAGCGCTCCCAGGGGACAGCCCGAGGCTGGGCACCCCCGTGTGTCAGGGCAGGGCGGGCAGGGTCCCGGGGGCTGGGGCCCCTCGCAGCACATACCGTACTtagctgcctttgctgctgctgctgccgacGGCACCCCTGGGGACAAGGGAGACACAGACCCTCAGCCAccatggccctgcagagccGGGCCACGGGGACAGGGCTCCTGGAACAGTCACCtgccaccccagggacacctccgACACCGGGCACCGCCCCGGGGACACCTCCGACACCGGGCACCAAGCCAGGGACACCTCCAACTCCGGGCACGAGGCCGGGGACGCCGCCCACACCGACACCGGGAACGCCGGCGCCTGCGGGAACACGAGGGGACAGatcagagctggctgcagcaaGAGGTCAGTGCTGGCACCTGCCATGgcttggtgtcaccatggtgcCCCAGAGAGTGGAGTATCCATGGCCTCATGCAGGACAgaccccagcagggcagggcagggcagggatcagCCCCGTGACTCCGCCAGCAATTGCCTGGAAgtcaccagcacagggagcacaaTGACCCTCATCCTCACAGGGCCCAAGCTGCTCCTTGTCATAGGGACATCAAGCCTTGCAGCCAGACAGGCCATGGAGGAGCTTTGTCCTCATGGGACCCTGCTCAGCAGGGccatcacagcacagagcaaCCTCTACTGAGTTCCTGCCTGAACTCCTGAATCCCATCCTTCCCTGGGCATGCAGAGGGATTTTTACTACAAAGTAAGGAAGAGAAATGGAAGAGAGGGGGCATCAGTGATTCAACCATCAAAGGAGAGTTGCCATTGACCATGGCTCCTCCTGGGGactcccagggctctgcagtgaAGATGGAGGAGAAGGTCCTGGAACCTGGCTAGGTACCAACTGGCTAGGAACCTCTCTGCCTTTTGGAGCGGCACCTGGAAGCCAGTCCTGCATCAAACCTCAGGGCCAGTTCTGCCTCCTTCCTTGGCCCAAGCTCAAGGTGACTCTGCTCTTTGGCTGTGTCCCTCATCTCCAGTGAGCTCCTTGGGGCTGGTTATACCTGATGGATCCCACCATCCCAGCAATTCCACCACAGTTTGGAGGAAAGTAACCCTGGGCAAGGGCCCCTCTGCCAGGAATCCATGCCCTAATGGCAGAGGCACTGAACCCTTGGGCAGCAGAACTTTTGTCAGGTCTGCTGCTGTAAACAAGATTTTGCATGAAATCCAAGAATTCAGATGAGTCCAAAGCCTTGATTTAGGCTCATCATTCACTTtcacagagcagcctggagaaAC
Encoded proteins:
- the ELN gene encoding elastin isoform X9 encodes the protein MARQAAAPLLPGVLLLLSILPATQQGGVPGAIPGGGVPGGGFFPGAGVGGLGAGLGAAGKPPKPGAAGLFPGAFPGAAFPGAASAAALKAAAKAGAGIPGAFPGGVLPGAGVRFPGVGVLPGVPTGAGVKPKAPGAGAFGGIPGLGGFGGQQPGVPLGYPIKAPKLPGGYGLPYTNGLRPGGIGAGLLAGKAGYPTGTGVGAQAAAAKAAAKLGAGVLPGVGGIPGVAPGVGIGGVPGVGAVGGPAAAAAAAKAAAKAGAFGPGAVPGVGGVPGLVPGVGGVPGLVPGVGGVPGVAGVPSAAAAAKAAKYGAGVPGVGVGGVPGLVPGVGGVPGLVPGVGGVPGAVPGVGGVPGVAGVPSAAAAAKAAKYGAGVPGVGVGGVPGLVPGVGGVPGLVPGVGGVPGAVPGVGGVPGVAGVPSAAAAAKAAKYGAGVPGVGVGGVPGLVPGVGGVPGLVPGVGGVPGAVPGVGGVPGVAGVPSAAAAAKAAKYGAGVPGVGVGGVPGLVPGVGGVPGLVPGVGGVPGAVPGVGGVPGVAGVPSAAAAAKAAKYGAGIPGIAGVPGVPGVPGVPGVPGVPGVPGVPGAVPGVGVGGPAAAAAAKAAAKAAAIGAGRVPGVGVPGVGVPGVGIPGVGVPGVGVPGVGVPGVGVPGLVPGVGVPGGPAAAAKAAAKAAKYGAGGLAPGVGGLVPGVGGLVPGVGGLVPGVGGLVPGVGGVPGVGGPAAAAKAAAKAAKFGAGVGGVPGVVPGVGGVPGVTPGVGGVPGLVPGVGVPGTGILPGAGIPQVGVQPGAKPPKFGVPGVGVPGVGGLPGGLGVGGLGVGGLGAAGKPPKPGVGGPGFGVSPVFPGGVGGLGFGGKPPKPYGGALGALGFRGAGCAAGKYCGRKRK
- the ELN gene encoding elastin isoform X1, giving the protein MARQAAAPLLPGVLLLLSILPATQQGGVPGAIPGGGVPGGGFFPGAGVGGLGAGLGAAGKPPKPGVGGLGGVGGLGGLGPLGLQPGAAGLFPGAFPGAAFPGAASAAALKAAAKAGAGIGGVGGIGGPGGLGVSTGAVVPGAVQPGLGAAGKPPKIPGAGIPGAFPGGVLPGAGVRFPGVGVLPGVPTGAGVKPKAPGAGAFGGIPGLGGFGGQQPGVPLGYPIKAPKLPGGYGLPYTNGLRPGGIGAGLLAGKAGYPTGTGVGAQAAAAKAAAKLGAGVLPGVGGIPGVAPGVGIGGVPGVGAVGGPAAAAAAAKAAAKAGAFGPGAVPGVGGVPGLVPGVGGVPGLVPGVGGVPGVAGVPSAAAAAKAAKYGAGVPGVGVGGVPGLVPGVGGVPGLVPGVGGVPGAVPGVGGVPGVAGVPSAAAAAKAAKYGAGVPGVGVGGVPGLVPGVGGVPGLVPGVGGVPGAVPGVGGVPGVAGVPSAAAAAKAAKYGAGVPGVGVGGVPGLVPGVGGVPGLVPGVGGVPGAVPGVGGVPGVAGVPSAAAAAKAAKYGAGVPGVGVGGVPGLVPGVGGVPGLVPGVGGVPGAVPGVGGVPGVAGVPSAAAAAKAAKYGAGIPGIAGVPGVPGVPGVPGVPGVPGVPGVPGAVPGVGVGGPAAAAAAKAAAKAAAIGAGRVPGVGVPGVGVPGVGIPGVGVPGVGVPGVGVPGVGVPGLVPGVGVPGGPAAAAKAAAKAAKYGAGGLAPGVGGLVPGVGGLVPGVGGLVPGVGGLVPGVGGVPGVGGPAAAAKAAAKAAKFGAGVGGVPGVVPGVGGVPGVTPGVGGVPGLVPGVGVPGTGILPGAGIPQVGVQPGAKPPKFGVPGVGVPGVGGLPGGLGVGGLGVGGLGAAGKPPKPGVGGPGFGVSPVFPGGVGGLGFGGKPPKPYGGALGALGFRGAGCAAGKYCGRKRK
- the ELN gene encoding elastin isoform X2 codes for the protein MARQAAAPLLPGVLLLLSILPATQQGGVPGAIPGGGVPGGGFFPGAGVGGLGAGLGAAGKPPKPGVGGLGGVGGLGGLGPLGLQPGAAGLFPGAFPGAAFPGAASAAALKAAAKAGAGIGGVGGIGGPGGLGVSTGAVVPGAVQPGLGAAGKPPKIPGAGIPGAFPGGVLPGAGVRFPGVGVLPGVPTGAGVKPKAPGAGAFGGIPGLGGFGGQQPGVPLGYPIKAPKLPGGYGLPYTNGLRPGGIGAGLLAGKAGYPTGTGVGAQAAAAKAAAKLGAGVLPGVGGIPGVAPGVGIGGVPGVGVGGPAAAAAAAKAAAKAGAFGPGAVPGVGGVPGLVPGVGGVPGLVPGVGGVPGVAGVPSAAAAAKAAKYGAGVPGVGVGGVPGLVPGVGGVPGLVPGVGGVPGAVPGVGGVPGVAGVPSAAAAAKAAKYGAGVPGVGVGGVPGLVPGVGGVPGLVPGVGGVPGAVPGVGGVPGVAGVPSAAAAAKAAKYGAGVPGVGVGGVPGLVPGVGGVPGLVPGVGGVPGAVPGVGGVPGVAGVPSAAAAAKAAKYGAGVPGVGVGGVPGLVPGVGGVPGLVPGVGGVPGAVPGVGGVPGVAGVPSAAAAAKAAKYGAGIPGIAGVPGVPGVPGVPGVPGVPGVPGVPGAVPGVGVGGPAAAAAAKAAAKAAAIGAGRVPGVGVPGVGVPGVGIPGVGVPGVGVPGVGVPGVGVPGLVPGVGVPGGPAAAAKAAAKAAKYGAGGLAPGVGGLVPGVGGLVPGVGGLVPGVGGLVPGVGGVPGVGGPAAAAKAAAKAAKFGAGVGGVPGVVPGVGGVPGVTPGVGGVPGLVPGVGVPGTGILPGAGIPQVGVQPGAKPPKFGVPGVGVPGVGGLPGGLGVGGLGVGGLGAAGKPPKPGVGGPGFGVSPVFPGGVGGLGFGGKPPKPYGGALGALGFRGAGCAAGKYCGRKRK
- the ELN gene encoding elastin isoform X4 produces the protein MARQAAAPLLPGVLLLLSILPATQQGGVPGAIPGGGVPGGGFFPGAGVGGLGAGLGAAGKPPKPGAAGLFPGAFPGAAFPGAASAAALKAAAKAGAGIGGVGGIGGPGGLGVSTGAVVPGAVQPGLGAAGKPPKIPGAGIPGAFPGGVLPGAGVRFPGVGVLPGVPTGAGVKPKAPGAGAFGGIPGLGGFGGQQPGVPLGYPIKAPKLPGGYGLPYTNGLRPGGIGAGLLAGKAGYPTGTGVGAQAAAAKAAAKLGAGVLPGVGGIPGVAPGVGIGGVPGVGAVGGPAAAAAAAKAAAKAGAFGPGAVPGVGGVPGLVPGVGGVPGLVPGVGGVPGVAGVPSAAAAAKAAKYGAGVPGVGVGGVPGLVPGVGGVPGLVPGVGGVPGAVPGVGGVPGVAGVPSAAAAAKAAKYGAGVPGVGVGGVPGLVPGVGGVPGLVPGVGGVPGAVPGVGGVPGVAGVPSAAAAAKAAKYGAGVPGVGVGGVPGLVPGVGGVPGLVPGVGGVPGAVPGVGGVPGVAGVPSAAAAAKAAKYGAGVPGVGVGGVPGLVPGVGGVPGLVPGVGGVPGAVPGVGGVPGVAGVPSAAAAAKAAKYGAGIPGIAGVPGVPGVPGVPGVPGVPGVPGVPGAVPGVGVGGPAAAAAAKAAAKAAAIGAGRVPGVGVPGVGVPGVGIPGVGVPGVGVPGVGVPGVGVPGLVPGVGVPGGPAAAAKAAAKAAKYGAGGLAPGVGGLVPGVGGLVPGVGGLVPGVGGLVPGVGGVPGVGGPAAAAKAAAKAAKFGAGVGGVPGVVPGVGGVPGVTPGVGGVPGLVPGVGVPGTGILPGAGIPQVGVQPGAKPPKFGVPGVGVPGVGGLPGGLGVGGLGVGGLGAAGKPPKPGVGGPGFGVSPVFPGGVGGLGFGGKPPKPYGGALGALGFRGAGCAAGKYCGRKRK
- the ELN gene encoding elastin isoform X5 gives rise to the protein MARQAAAPLLPGVLLLLSILPATQQGGVPGAIPGGGVPGGGFFPGAGVGGLGAGLGAAGKPPKPGVGGLGGVGGLGGLGPLGLQPGAAGLFPGAFPGAAFPGAASAAALKAAAKAGAGIGGVGGIGGPGGLGVSTGAVVPGAVQPGLGAAGKPPKIPGAGIPGAFPGGVLPGAGVRFPGVGVLPGVPTGAGVKPKAPGAGAFGGIPGGYGLPYTNGLRPGGIGAGLLAGKAGYPTGTGVGAQAAAAKAAAKLGAGVLPGVGGIPGVAPGVGIGGVPGVGAVGGPAAAAAAAKAAAKAGAFGPGAVPGVGGVPGLVPGVGGVPGLVPGVGGVPGVAGVPSAAAAAKAAKYGAGVPGVGVGGVPGLVPGVGGVPGLVPGVGGVPGAVPGVGGVPGVAGVPSAAAAAKAAKYGAGVPGVGVGGVPGLVPGVGGVPGLVPGVGGVPGAVPGVGGVPGVAGVPSAAAAAKAAKYGAGVPGVGVGGVPGLVPGVGGVPGLVPGVGGVPGAVPGVGGVPGVAGVPSAAAAAKAAKYGAGVPGVGVGGVPGLVPGVGGVPGLVPGVGGVPGAVPGVGGVPGVAGVPSAAAAAKAAKYGAGIPGIAGVPGVPGVPGVPGVPGVPGVPGVPGAVPGVGVGGPAAAAAAKAAAKAAAIGAGRVPGVGVPGVGVPGVGIPGVGVPGVGVPGVGVPGVGVPGLVPGVGVPGGPAAAAKAAAKAAKYGAGGLAPGVGGLVPGVGGLVPGVGGLVPGVGGLVPGVGGVPGVGGPAAAAKAAAKAAKFGAGVGGVPGVVPGVGGVPGVTPGVGGVPGLVPGVGVPGTGILPGAGIPQVGVQPGAKPPKFGVPGVGVPGVGGLPGGLGVGGLGVGGLGAAGKPPKPGVGGPGFGVSPVFPGGVGGLGFGGKPPKPYGGALGALGFRGAGCAAGKYCGRKRK
- the ELN gene encoding elastin isoform X3, with protein sequence MARQAAAPLLPGVLLLLSILPATQQGGVPGAIPGGGVPGGGFFPGAGVGGLGAGLGAAGKPPKPGVGGLGGVGGLGGLGPLGLQPGAAGLFPGAFPGAAFPGAASAAALKAAAKAGAGIGGVGGIGGPGGLGVSTGAVVPGAVQPGLGAAGKPPKIPGAGIPGAFPGGVLPGAGVRFPGVGVLPGVPTGAGVKPKAPGAGAFGGIPGLGGFGGQQPGVPLGYPIKAPKLPGGYGLPYTNGLRPGGIGAGLLAGKAGYPTGTGVGAQAAAAKAAAKLGAGVLPGVGGIPGVAPGVGIGGVPGVGAVGGPAAAAAAAKAAAKAGAFGPGAVPGVGGVPGLVPGVGGVPGLVPGVGGVPGVAGVPSAAAAAKAAKYGAGVPGVGVGGVPGLVPGVGGVPGLVPGVGGVPGAVPGVGGVPGVAGVPSAAAAAKAAKYGAGVPGVGVGGVPGLVPGVGGVPGLVPGVGGVPGAVPGVGGVPGVAGVPSAAAAAKAAKYGAGVPGVGVGGVPGLVPGVGGVPGLVPGVGGVPGAVPGVGGVPGVAGVPSAAAAAKAAKYGAGVPGVGVGGVPGLVPGVGGVPGLVPGVGGVPGAVPGVGGVPGVAGVPSAAAAAKAAKYGAGIPGIAGVPGVPGVPGVPGVPGVPGVPGVPGAVPGVGVGGPAAAAAAKAAAKAAAIGAGRVPGVGVPGVGVPGVGIPGVGVPGVGVPGVGVPGVGVPGLVPGVGVPGGPAAAAKAAAKAAKYGAGGLAPGVGGLVPGVGGLVPGVGGLVPGVGGLVPGVGGVPGVGGPAAAAKAAAKAAKFGAGVGGVPGVVPGVGGVPGVTPGVGGVPGLVPGVGVPGTGILPGAGIPQVGVQPGAKPPKFGVPGVGVPGVGGLPGGLGVGGLGVGGLGVGGPGFGVSPVFPGGVGGLGFGGKPPKPYGGALGALGFRGAGCAAGKYCGRKRK